The Quercus lobata isolate SW786 unplaced genomic scaffold, ValleyOak3.0 Primary Assembly Scq3eQI_107, whole genome shotgun sequence genome contains the following window.
TGCCGCCCCAGGAAGAACAGGCTCTTTTTCTTCTAGGGTACTGTCCGTGGCTCGGCTCCCCGCCGAGGACAGGGAAAGAGAGTTTAAAAGATccaaaaagggaagctctttgatactgggctTCTCGGACAAAGACAAGGGGGGAACTATCCAACCCCACGACAATGCTCTAGTGGTTACACTCAGAATTGGAGGTTTTGATGTGAAGAGGGTACTAGTAGATCCGGGCAGCGTAGTGGAagtaatgtaccctgatttatacaaggggctgaacttaaGGCCGAAGGATTTGACAGCTTATGACTCTCCCCTTATCAGCTTCGAGGAGAAGACTATTGTACCAAAAGGGTAGAtcagactacccatacagaccaGATTAGAGGTgatggaggtggattttatcgtggtcgacgcCTACTCGCCCTACACAGCGATAgtagccaggccatggatccacgccttGGAAGCCATATCTTCTACGCTCCACCAAAAGGTAAAGTACCCGTCCGAAGGCCAAGTGGAAGAGATTCATGGATATCAGACCATGGCTAGGCAATGTATAGTGGCCGCCATCTCACACCAGTCCAATGCTGAGTCCCCGACTTATGAGaacttatagcaatcaaccaCCTCGACAGCACAAATCAACGACCCAGAAAGATTTACCGTGGACAATGACCCAGAAAGATTTTTCCAAGTGGGATCGGAGCTACCTCTTCAAGAAAAAAAGGAACTGGTCGAGTTTCTGAGGAAAAATGTTGATATATTTGCATGGGATGCCTACGATGCCCCGGGAGTTGACCATAGTTTCATTTTTCACTACTTAAATGTTAACCTAACTTCTATTCcaaagaagcagccaccccggcGCCCTTCGAAAGAGCATGCCAGTGCCGTTAGTGATGAAGCTGAAAAAGGCAGGGGCcattaaagaggtcttttaccccgaatggctAGCAAATATGatggtggtaagaaagaagacggggaagtggcaagtctgcgtggacttcacagacttaaacaaggcgtgcccaaaggacccgTTCCCGTTGCCTCGAATAGACCGGCTGGTAGATGCAACTGTAGGCCACCcccgaatgagcttcctggacgccttctaGGGTTATCATCAGATACCACTGGCACTAGAAGATCAGGAGAAAACGGCGTTCATGACACCCGTcggaaactaccactataaggtgatgtcTTTCGGATTAGAGAATGCAGGATCAacttaccaaaggatgatgaccagaatgtttGAACCACAGTTAGGCAAGGTTATTAAAGtatacatagacgatatggtagTAAAAAGTAAGGTGGTGTCCAAGCACGTAAAAGACCTTGAGGTCGTCTTTGGCATCTTAAGGGAACATAAGTTGCGCcttaatgcttccaaatgttcatttggggttgggtctgggaaattcttaGGATATATGGTAACCCACAGAGGAATAGAGGTAAGCCTGGACCAGATCAAAGCGATTAatagcctacaggctcctcggaacccaaaagaagtgcagaaactcACTAGCATGATCGCAGCGTTGAATCGGTGCATATCACGATCTGCAGACTGATGCCGACTTTTCTACCTCTTaataaataagtggaaagggtttgagtggTCGAAGGATTGTGTTCTAGCcttccaacaacttaaagaataccTGTCGCaaccacccatcatgtctagccctaAAGCCAACGAGGTTCTGTTCGCATACATAGCTATAGCCCCTCATGTTATAAGCCTGGTACTAATACGGGATGATAATAGAATACAACGACCAGTATATTACATAagtaaatcattacatgaggctaAAGTGCGCTACTTACCATTAGAGAAAGCAATTCTAGCAGTAGTGCATACCACGCGAAAACTTCCCCATTACTTTCAAGCACACACGGTCATTGTTCTGACCCAACTTCCCCTTCGATCGGTGCTCCGAAGTGCTGATTACACTGGAGGAATCGCCCTGTGGAGTGCACTTttaggggcttttgatattaaatacatgcctAGGTCCTCTGTCAAGGGTCAAGTCCTCACAGATCTAGTCACAGAATTCGCTGAACCCTCTGTAGAAACAGTAACAGAGAAggaaaacatggatggaaaatcggttggcacaatctcAGCACGGGAAACCTCACGTTGGAAAGTCTACATGGATGGCGCGGCCAACCAAAAAGGATCTGGGATCGTGCTAGTTCTAATATCGCCCGAAAATATTACCATTGAAAAATCGCTAAGACTCGagttctcggctacgaacaacgaagccgagtatgaggccttACTTCAAGGAATGATGATGGTGCAAAAAATGGGCGGAAAAGCAATAGAAGCATTCTCGAACTCCAGACTGGTCGTAggccaagtgatgggtgagttaGAAGCTAAAGATGCtagaatgcaagagtatctcAGTCGAGTCAAACGCctacaatcaaattttaaatcttttaatttgaCGCATGTTTCTAGAAGTGGGAACACACATGTGGATTCGCTGGTCACTCTTGCCACGTCTTCTATGCAGCATCTGCCACGAATGATCTTTGTTGAGGATTTATGCAAGACAAGTTCAATCGAAAGGGACACAGTTCGGGTCCATCATATTAGAAGGAATCCCAACTGGATGGATCCTATAATGAACTTCCTCAAAGATGACACATTACCGGAAGGCAAACTGGAGGCCAAGAAGATacggaggaatgctcctcggttttggttgtcAGAGGACCACAAGCTATACAGGCGTTCCTATTCTGGGCCGTACCTACTATGCATACACCTAGAGGAATCTGAGTCCTTGCTTGAGGAGTTGCATGAGGGAATTTGTGCGAGTCACACATGAGGAAGATCCCTAGTGCACAGGGCACTCACCTAAGGGTActggtggccgaatatgcaaAGAGAGGCTCAAGAATATGCaaagaagtgtgaccaatgccaGAGATTCACCCCAAACATCCACCAACCGGGGGGAGTCCTTAACCCCCTCTCCAGTCCTTGGCCGTTTGCTTagtggggtcttgatattgtcggcCCTTTCCCAAAAGTAACAGGGAATAAGCGGTACATAATAGTCGGCACcaattatttcaccaaatgggtagaggctgaacctttggccaacatcaaggacgtggatgccaagaaattcattaggaaaaatattattaCGCGCTTTGGAACCCCTCAtaccctcatctcggacaacggtcttcaatttgatagtaaaaacTTCAGGGAATACTGCTGCGACTTTGGGATTACAAACCGATATTCCAGTCCTGCCTACCACCAAGGAAACGGGCAAGCGGAGGCCgtgaacaaagtcatagtgAACGAGCAgaaaaagaggttggatgatgtaaaggggagatgggtggaagagctacCACACGTTTTATGGACCTATCGAACGACACCGCGACGGTCAACGAGAGAAActcctttttcaatgacttatgggaCCGAAGCCATGCTCCCACTCGAGGCCAGCTTCCCCACATTGAAATCTAAC
Protein-coding sequences here:
- the LOC115972872 gene encoding uncharacterized protein LOC115972872, with amino-acid sequence MSSPKANEVLFAYIAIAPHVISLVLIRDDNRIQRPVYYISKSLHEAKVRYLPLEKAILAVVHTTRKLPHYFQAHTVIVLTQLPLRSVLRSADYTGGIALWSALLGAFDIKYMPRSSVKGQVLTDLVTEFAEPSVETVTEKENMDGKSVGTISARETSRWKVYMDGAANQKGSGIVLVLISPENITIEKSLRLEFSATNNEAEYEALLQGMMMVQKMGGKAIEAFSNSRLVVGQVMGELEAKDARMQEYLSRVKRLQSNFKSFNLTHVSRSGNTHVDSLVTLATSSMQHLPRMIFVEDLCKTSSIERDTVRVHHIRRNPNWMDPIMNFLKDDTLPEGKLEAKKIRRNAPRFWLSEDHKLYRRSYSGPYLLCIHLEESESLLEELHEGICASHT